Within the Syngnathus scovelli strain Florida chromosome 6, RoL_Ssco_1.2, whole genome shotgun sequence genome, the region ttgaatgaacttcggaatatattgaatgaaccttgaatatattgaatgaatttcggaatatattgaatgaacttcggaatatattgaatgaacttcggaatatattgaatgaaacttaactgacgtcatcattgccgccatcttgtacaTGCATTTTGTTGCTGCCGCAATTATGAACCAGTCAGCTCGCAATATCGTGTCAGCTATTCTTAGCAATGATGAAATTGTCAATGCACTGGCAAGTGCTTGTACCacccaaaaattaaattaaatgaagTTGTACTAAAGTCAAGTCAGGCGGTAGCCTTCAGAATTTGCTGGCTTAATAAAATGGCATCAGCTGAAATATTCCAGTACTTTACTGAACTGGATAACTTTTTAGCTACAGGTTGTACTCCAAATGACACTAACAGTTTGGAGACTGTATCTCGTCACATTGAGGATCATATCTCCATCATTGCGTCATTCATAGTGCTTATGAGTAATAATGTTCAACAAAACATTGCTGAAAGAACATTATGCGTCCTTGAACGACTCTACGAGTCTCTAAACGAGATGTTGGCGGAAATAACAGTCCAGCTGGAAGTTGATGGACGACCGCATGACATGGGCACACATTCTGGATCTCAGAGAGGAAGGCTGAGGTAAGTAATATTTAAACAAGTGTATGGGGATCTAGGCTAATGCAGCCCAAGAATAATATCTACTTACaaacttattattatttatcatcacataaaaaatattataGGCTGCAAGGTGCTTGCTATAGGAATAAGACAATTAATTCACATGTGAATAAACACATTAACACAtgtgtttttactttattttttctctttgaAGGTACAACATACCAGCTTCTCAGCTGATTCACATGCGAGATTTAGGGTTTAGCTGGATCACCATATCTCGGATGCTGTCTGTAAATATCCGAACACTGTACAACTACAGGACACAACTCGGTCTGATGGATTATGGGAGTTTCACTGACATTACAAATGACGATCTCGATCGTCTTATTGCTGATATTATTAGACAAACCCCCGGTTCTGGAGAGACCTATGTCACTGGTAGTTTGAGAGGGAGAGGAATCAGAGTTCAGCGTTGGCGGGTACGGGAGCGTTTAAGGGCAGTGGATCCAGTGGGGCGAGCCTTGAGAGGACGAAGGGCAATTCAACGGAGGGTCTACAATGTCTCTTCCCCAAATGAAGTGTGGTATGTGTTTTATAAATTTGATTAACATTAGTTATTTTTTCCTAGCTGGTCAATAATGCGCAGCAAAGGGTCGCAGGCAGGAGTTGAACTGCATCTGCAGCATAGGACTTGTAGCCTTAGTACATGAGGCGCATTACATCCGAGATTGGAACATTCTTATTACCAAGTACAAATAGTCTTACAGCAAAATCAATGAAGTTACATTTTTATGTACATCCAGTGTTGTCTAttacaataataatcataataataacaacaacaataatgataataatattaataataacaatatcaaaaacagaaataataatacatttcttcTTATTTCAGGCATATTGACACAAACCACAAATTAAATTCATGGGGATTTGTCTATCATGGAGCAGTTGATGGCTACAGTCGCTGCATTACCTTTCTGAGATGTTGCACAGACAACCGAGCATCGACTGCCTTGCATCTTTTCCAGGGTGCTGTGAATGTATTTGGACTGCCACACCATGTCAGGGGTGATGCTGGTAACGAGAACATTGATGTTGCACGGTTCATGATTGCAAATCGAGGAACAAACAGAGGAAGTTTCATAGTTGGACGCAGTGTGCATAATCAAAGGATCGAAAGACTGTGGGCAGAAGTAAACAGGGTTATGTCAGCATACTATAAAGACCTTTTCCTCTTCATGGAATATGTCAGAGTTTTAGACAGCAATGACCCTCTTCACATTACAGCTCTTCAACATGTTTATCTTCCTAGAATAAACAGATCTGTGGATGAGTTTGTGATCCAGTGGAACAACCACAGCTTGAGGACAATGGCGAGTCGGTCCCCACTGCAGCTGTGGACAATGGGAATGCTCCAACTTCCTCAGGATCAAAGGCCACTCAATCGTGTGCCTGTGCAACCCCCTTATGATCACCAGTGG harbors:
- the LOC125970569 gene encoding uncharacterized protein, producing MASAEIFQYFTELDNFLATGCTPNDTNSLETVSRHIEDHISIIASFIVLMSNNVQQNIAERTLCVLERLYESLNEMLAEITVQLEVDGRPHDMGTHSGSQRGRLRYNIPASQLIHMRDLGFSWITISRMLSVNIRTLYNYRTQLGLMDYGSFTDITNDDLDRLIADIIRQTPGSGETYVTGSLRGRGIRVQRWRVRERLRAVDPVGRALRGRRAIQRRVYNVSSPNEVWHIDTNHKLNSWGFVYHGAVDGYSRCITFLRCCTDNRASTALHLFQGAVNVFGLPHHVRGDAGNENIDVARFMIANRGTNRGSFIVGRSVHNQRIERLWAEVNRVMSAYYKDLFLFMEYVRVLDSNDPLHITALQHVYLPRINRSVDEFVIQWNNHSLRTMASRSPLQLWTMGMLQLPQDQRPLNRVPVQPPYDHQWDVELRPINPFTDDGNHGIELFVRACDLLER